Proteins from a genomic interval of Thermodesulfobacteriota bacterium:
- a CDS encoding 4Fe-4S dicluster domain-containing protein produces MSAMTKSEIDPQFKFDLARRLGGDNIKRCFACGTCTASCPVSGVREGFDPRKIIHMILLGQKHQVLSSDTIWYCSLCNTCSFVCPQDVRFSEAMVILRQMAVENGYIPKSFLARWQQLERLGQQFRTEMLNSFLGEKGQKQPLNREELLRDACAHCIGGK; encoded by the coding sequence ATGTCGGCTATGACCAAGAGCGAGATTGATCCGCAATTCAAATTCGACCTGGCCCGAAGGTTGGGCGGGGACAATATCAAACGTTGTTTTGCCTGTGGTACATGTACGGCCAGTTGCCCGGTAAGCGGGGTCCGGGAAGGTTTTGACCCTCGCAAGATCATTCACATGATCCTTCTCGGGCAGAAGCATCAGGTCTTGTCTTCGGATACCATATGGTATTGCTCTCTCTGTAATACCTGCTCCTTTGTCTGCCCGCAGGACGTGAGATTCAGCGAAGCCATGGTCATTCTCCGGCAGATGGCCGTCGAAAACGGCTACATCCCCAAGTCGTTCCTGGCCAGATGGCAACAGCTTGAAAGGCTTGGACAGCAGTTCAGGACTGAGATGCTGAATTCTTTTCTCGGCGAGAAAGGACAGAAGCAGCCTCTGAATCGCGAAGAACTCCTTCGGGATGCATGCGCTCACTGCATAGGTGGTAAGTAA
- a CDS encoding hydrogenase iron-sulfur subunit, whose translation MEPQPAVPATNVTGETPETSKGFQPKIEALVCTYCTYTAADMAGSQRLQYPPTVRIVKYPCTGRISIEHILKAFEAGADTVFVGGCEVGSCHFVEGNLRAAERVAYAKTLLEEIGLGGDRLEMFYIGASDPHGFVRAVKEMTERAEKLGANPLK comes from the coding sequence ATGGAACCACAACCGGCAGTCCCGGCCACGAATGTGACGGGCGAGACACCTGAGACCTCAAAGGGATTTCAGCCTAAGATCGAGGCACTGGTATGCACGTACTGCACCTATACGGCCGCGGACATGGCCGGATCCCAGCGGCTGCAATATCCGCCGACGGTCCGGATCGTGAAGTATCCATGCACGGGCAGAATATCTATCGAGCACATATTGAAGGCCTTTGAGGCTGGAGCGGATACTGTATTCGTCGGGGGCTGCGAGGTAGGCAGTTGCCACTTTGTTGAAGGAAATTTGCGGGCCGCAGAGCGGGTAGCTTATGCCAAGACGCTTTTGGAGGAAATCGGCCTAGGCGGTGACCGCCTGGAGATGTTTTATATCGGTGCGTCAGATCCTCATGGTTTTGTCCGGGCAGTCAAAGAGATGACCGAACGGGCGGAAAAACTGGGGGCGAACCCGCTAAAATGA
- a CDS encoding CoB--CoM heterodisulfide reductase iron-sulfur subunit A family protein, protein MSEGRRVSVMVKQGESGTSGKTGAIVVVGGGISGMQSALDAANSGFKVYLVEERPSIGGVMAQLDKTFPTNDCSTCMISPKLIEVAKNPNIEILSYAEVVDVLGNPGDFRVSVRKKARYVDPQKCIGCGLCASKCPKKVRDAFNQGLGYRKAIYLSFAQAIPLVYTIDKDKCIYFKTGRCRACEKFCPNQAINFEQQDEIVEFAAGAVILSPGFETFNARLKGEYGYGRYANVLTSLDYERVLSAGGPFEGHIQRPSDGTKPQRIAWIQCVGSRDATVGCEYCSYVCCMYATKQALISRDHDPGIEPSIFYIDIRAQGKGFDRYYERARSQGVRYIRSMVSRVVENPQDKTLEISFLDASGRIQTEVFDLVVLSVGLRPHSSFQKLAGKLGVALNEFGFCRTQPLDLVSTSREGFFVSGAFQSPKDIPDTVAQASSAAGAAAALLADARGTMISEKSHPEEKDVQGQEPRIGVFVCHCGINIAGVIDVKEVAEYAKSLPGVVYATNYLFTCSTDSQQEMKKAIEEQGLNRVVVASCSPRTHEPLFQDTLREAGLNKYLFEMANIRDQASWVHAGHAREATSKAKDLVRMSVARAARLEPLADTPFEVTPKALVVGGGVAGLTAALGLAENGYETCLVEQTAELGGNARLIHYTEDGTNPAEYVGRLVRKVKENPLITVYTNARVLDYGGHVGQFKSTIGADGQRISISYGAAIIATGGQEYKPQEYLYGQDDRVLTQRELEQQLAGDAGDLKGIRDVVMIQCVGSRDEEHPYCSRICCTAAVKNSRKLKELNPGMNVYVLFRDMRTFGFKELYYKKAREEGVRFIRYEPERKPEITSGNGHLTVSVYDQNLGTELALRADRLVLSAAVRPQGDSTELAGVLKLPVDQDGFFMEAHLKLRPLDFANSGFFLCGLAHGPKFVDESIAQAKGAVSRACTILSKKRMLAGGDVAHVDAEKCIACLTCVRTCPYGVPRFDEDEGVIVIDAAACQGCGNCASACPRGAITVGHNTDEQYVAKIGALYELDRAAS, encoded by the coding sequence ATGAGCGAAGGCAGGAGAGTGTCAGTAATGGTTAAGCAGGGAGAGTCGGGCACAAGCGGAAAGACTGGTGCCATAGTGGTGGTCGGCGGAGGTATCTCCGGAATGCAGTCGGCCCTCGACGCTGCCAACTCGGGATTCAAAGTGTATCTTGTGGAAGAGCGGCCCAGCATCGGCGGGGTTATGGCCCAGTTGGACAAGACCTTTCCCACGAACGACTGTTCAACCTGCATGATATCGCCGAAGCTCATCGAGGTGGCGAAGAATCCGAACATCGAGATCTTGAGCTACGCCGAAGTTGTCGACGTTCTGGGGAACCCGGGGGACTTCCGCGTGAGCGTCAGGAAGAAGGCTCGCTACGTTGACCCGCAAAAATGTATCGGCTGCGGTCTGTGCGCCAGCAAATGTCCCAAGAAAGTGCGCGACGCCTTCAACCAGGGGCTGGGATACAGGAAGGCCATCTACTTGAGTTTTGCCCAGGCCATTCCTCTCGTCTATACCATCGACAAGGACAAGTGCATATACTTCAAGACGGGACGGTGCCGTGCCTGCGAGAAGTTCTGTCCGAACCAGGCCATCAACTTCGAGCAACAGGATGAGATCGTAGAGTTCGCCGCCGGCGCCGTCATTCTCTCCCCCGGCTTTGAGACGTTCAACGCGCGGCTCAAGGGCGAGTATGGGTACGGCCGCTATGCCAACGTATTGACCAGCTTGGACTACGAGCGTGTTCTGTCGGCCGGCGGCCCCTTCGAAGGCCACATTCAGCGGCCTTCCGACGGGACGAAACCGCAGAGAATCGCCTGGATTCAGTGCGTGGGTTCGCGGGACGCGACGGTGGGTTGTGAATACTGTTCCTACGTCTGCTGCATGTACGCCACGAAGCAGGCCCTCATTTCGAGGGACCATGACCCGGGGATAGAACCGAGCATCTTCTATATCGACATTCGTGCCCAGGGCAAGGGATTCGATCGGTACTACGAACGAGCCCGGTCGCAGGGTGTGCGTTATATCCGGTCCATGGTTTCGAGAGTAGTGGAAAACCCGCAGGACAAGACGCTGGAGATCAGCTTCCTGGACGCCTCAGGGCGCATCCAGACCGAGGTCTTTGACCTGGTGGTGCTGTCCGTGGGGCTTCGTCCCCATTCGAGCTTTCAGAAACTGGCTGGCAAACTCGGCGTCGCGCTGAACGAGTTCGGTTTCTGCCGGACGCAGCCGCTGGATCTTGTCTCTACCTCGCGGGAAGGCTTTTTCGTCAGCGGCGCTTTCCAGAGCCCGAAGGACATACCGGATACCGTTGCCCAGGCCAGCAGCGCGGCGGGAGCAGCGGCAGCCCTTCTGGCGGATGCCAGGGGCACCATGATCAGCGAAAAATCTCACCCGGAGGAGAAGGACGTTCAAGGCCAGGAGCCGCGTATCGGCGTCTTCGTCTGTCACTGCGGCATCAATATCGCGGGTGTGATCGATGTCAAAGAGGTGGCTGAGTACGCAAAGTCCTTGCCCGGCGTGGTGTATGCGACAAATTACCTTTTTACCTGCTCCACGGATAGCCAGCAGGAGATGAAAAAAGCTATCGAAGAGCAGGGACTGAACCGCGTGGTTGTAGCCTCCTGCTCGCCGCGCACCCACGAGCCCCTCTTTCAGGATACGCTGCGGGAAGCCGGCCTCAACAAGTATCTCTTCGAAATGGCCAACATCCGCGATCAGGCTTCATGGGTACATGCCGGTCACGCCCGGGAAGCCACCAGCAAGGCCAAGGATCTGGTGCGGATGTCCGTGGCCCGGGCCGCTCGCCTGGAACCGCTTGCGGACACGCCTTTCGAGGTGACGCCGAAGGCACTTGTCGTCGGAGGCGGCGTGGCAGGTCTCACGGCGGCCCTGGGGCTGGCCGAAAACGGCTACGAGACATGCCTCGTGGAGCAGACGGCCGAGCTGGGCGGCAACGCCAGGTTGATCCACTATACGGAGGACGGCACGAACCCGGCGGAGTACGTGGGACGGCTGGTCCGGAAGGTGAAGGAAAACCCGCTCATTACCGTGTATACGAATGCCAGGGTTCTTGACTATGGTGGTCATGTCGGTCAGTTCAAGAGCACCATCGGCGCAGACGGTCAGAGGATCAGTATCTCCTATGGGGCAGCCATCATAGCCACAGGTGGACAGGAGTACAAACCTCAGGAGTACCTGTATGGTCAGGACGACCGCGTTCTCACCCAAAGAGAGCTGGAACAGCAACTGGCCGGTGACGCGGGTGATCTGAAGGGCATCCGGGACGTGGTTATGATACAGTGTGTCGGCTCCAGGGACGAGGAGCACCCTTACTGCAGCCGGATCTGTTGCACGGCCGCCGTAAAGAACAGCCGCAAGCTGAAAGAATTGAATCCCGGTATGAATGTCTATGTCCTGTTCAGGGACATGAGGACCTTTGGTTTTAAGGAGCTGTACTACAAGAAGGCCCGCGAAGAGGGTGTGAGATTCATCCGCTACGAACCGGAAAGGAAACCTGAGATTACGAGCGGGAACGGGCATCTCACGGTGAGTGTCTACGACCAGAACCTCGGGACGGAACTGGCACTCAGGGCGGACCGCCTGGTATTGAGCGCGGCCGTAAGGCCGCAGGGGGACAGCACCGAGCTGGCCGGGGTTCTCAAGCTGCCCGTGGACCAGGACGGCTTCTTCATGGAGGCGCACCTCAAGCTGAGGCCGCTTGATTTCGCCAACTCGGGCTTCTTCCTGTGCGGTCTGGCACACGGCCCCAAGTTTGTGGACGAGTCCATCGCGCAGGCCAAGGGCGCGGTTTCCAGGGCGTGTACCATTTTGTCCAAGAAGAGGATGCTTGCCGGCGGGGATGTGGCACACGTTGATGCGGAGAAATGTATCGCATGCCTGACCTGTGTCCGCACCTGTCCCTACGGAGTGCCCCGGTTCGATGAGGACGAGGGAGTGATTGTTATCGATGCTGCCGCCTGCCAGGGTTGCGGCAATTGCGCCAGTGCTTGTCCGCGCGGGGCGATCACCGTCGGGCACAATACGGATGAACAGTACGTTGCCAAGATAGGCGCGCTGTACGAGCTTGACCGGGCGGCGAGCTGA